GACCTATCCTGATGGCAGCGTGGAGAAGGAAACGCTGCCTACTTTCGGCGAGGGCAAGGGCGAACAGTGCAAGCTCGCCATCTCCAAGGCCATCAACGATTTCATCCAGAGCTTCCACGTAGAAGGAGAGGGCAAGGATTTCTGCGGACTCTATGGCTTCACCACCTTCAACGCCGTGAGATATTTCGAGAATATCCCCGTAAAGGATACCACCATGGCGAAGAATGATGCACCGGATATCTATTATATTATGTATAAGGACATCATCGTGTTCGATCACTTCAATAATACAATGGAGCTGATTGCGCTTCAAGAGAGTGAAGAACGAAGAGTGAAGAGTGAAGAATCTCACTCTTCACTTCCTGAGCTCGATGCCCTGCTCAAGGCCGTGAACAAGGCGAATGTGAAGCCTTATGATTTCCATCCGGTGGGCGATACCTTTTCTACCCTTACCGACGAGGAGCACAAGGCAAACATCCGCAAGTGCATCCAGCACTGTCTGCGGGGCGATGTCTTCCAGATTGTTGTCAGCCGCCGCTTCATCCAGAAATACGAGGGCGATGACTTCAAGCTCTATCGTGCCCTGCGCAGCATCAACCCATCGCCATATCTCTTCTATTTCGATTTCGGCGGATTCCGCATCTTCGGCTCTTCTCCTGAAACCCACAACCGCATCGTGGGCGACAAGGCATTTATTGACCCGATAGCAGGAACCACCCGTCGCACAGGCGATATGGAGCAGGATAGAAAGGCTGCCGAGTTCCTCCGCAACGACCCGAAGGAGAATGCCGAGCACGTGATGCTGGTAGATTTGGCGCGCAACGACTTGAGCCGCAACTGCCATGGTGTGAAGGTAGATTTCTATAAGGATATGCAGTTTTATAGCCACGTCATCCACTTGGTGAGCCGTGTGAGCGGAACCCTCGATAAGGATGCCGACCACATCAAGGAGTTCATTGATACCTTCCCAGCCGGTACCCTGAGCGGTGCGCCCAAGGTGAGGGCGATGCAGATTATCTCCGAACTGGAACCTCATAATCGTGGAGCCTACGGCGGTTGCATCGGATTTATCGGCTTGAATGGCGATTTGAACCAGGCGATTGTAATCCGAACCTTCATCAGCCGCAATGGCGAACTCTGGTTCCAGGCAGGAAGTGGAGTCGTGGCGAAGAGCAACGACCAGTATGAGTTGGAAGAGTGCAATAACAAGTTGGGCGCCCTCACCAAGGCGATTCATATTGCAGAAGAACTTTAAGAAAGTGAAGAGTGAAGAACGAAGAGTGAAGAATTCATGTGCTTCAAGTAATCATTAAGTACGAAACATTAAATATTAAACATTATCAAAACGTGAAAGTAGTAATCATAGATAATTACGATTCCTTCACCTACAATCTGGCACATTTGGTGAAGGAATTGGGCGTGGACGTTACGGTGTATCGCAACGACCAGTTTCAGCTCCGTGAGTTGGAGCCATTTGATAAGATCATATTGAGTCCGGGTCCGGGAATCCCATCCGAGGCGGGGTTGTTGATGGATGTCATCAGGAAGTATGCAGGCATCAAGCCGATGCTGGGCGTATGTCTGGGTCATCAGGCGATAGGCGAGGCGTTTGGTGCCAAGCTCACCAACCTCAAGGAGGTGTATCATGGTGTAGCCACCCCATGCACCCAGTTTGGCATCGACCCGATATTCCAGGGCATGGAGAAGCGAATCGAGATAGGAAGATACCATTCGTGGGTAGTAGATAGAACGAATTTCCCTGAGTGCTTGGATGTCACCGCCGTGAGCGATGACGGTTGCATCATGGGTTTGAAGCACAAGAACTACGATATCCATGGCATCCAGTTCCATCCCGAAAGCGTGTTGACGCCGGAAGGCAAGACCATCGTCAGGAACTTCCTGGAGTTGTAAAGAGGATAGGAGATATAAAAAAATCCCAGGCGATTCACCATCACCTGGGATTTTTTATATTTTTATCTGATTGTCAGATTATCAGATTATCAGATGGGAATTACAAGTCCCAACCCACGGCACTGGCGCCGAGAACGGCAGCAGAACTGCCATCAAGAGTTGATACCAGGAACTTAGCCTTGCCCTTGTAAATCTTCAATACATTCTCATCGTATGCCTTCTTCAAAGGCTCCATCAGCAAGTCACCAGCCTTGGTCAAACCGCCGAAGAATACGAATGCCTCTGGTGCAGAGAAAGCAGCAAAGTTGGCGCAAGCCTCACCCAGCATCTTACCTGTGAAGTCGTAGATGCGCTTAGCCAAAGCATCGCCCTTGCCGGCAGCCACACTCACGTCGTAAGAAGTGATATCCTCTGGCTTCATCTCGCGGAGCAAAGAAGGCTCGTCGCTTGTCTCCAGGAACTCGCGTGCTGTGCGAGCCACACCCGTAGCAGAGCAGTAAGTCTCCAGACAACCTCTTCTGCCGCAACCGCATACGCGGCCAGCCTCGCCAGGAACCACGATTACGTGACCCAACTCACCAGCGAAACCATCGCTACCGTAAACCATCTGACCGTTGATAACGATACCAGAACCTACACCAGTACCCAAAGTAATGTCGATAAAGTTCTTCATACCACGAGCCACACCGTAAGTCATCTCGCCCAAGGCAGCCGCATTCGCATCGTTAGTCAAAGCCACAGGAATACCCAAAGCCTTGCTGAAGAGATCAGCCAATGGCACTACGCCATCGTGAGCCCAAGGAAGGTTAGGAGCGAACTCGATGGTACCTGTATAGTAGTTACCGTTAGGAGCACCGATACCCATACCCTTGATCTTCTCGATGCCGCCGATGGTATCAAGCACAGGCTGCAAAGCCTCTACAGAAGCTTTTACATATTCATCCACTGTCTTGTAGCCACCAGTCTTGATGGCTGTTGTAGCCTTAATGTCACCGCGTGCATCTACGATGCCGAACACTGAATTAGTACCGCCAAGGTCCAAGCCAATTACGTATGGCTTCATTGCATTTTCTGTCATGTCTTTATTTTAAATTAGTTAGAATTGTTTTTAATTATTCATGCTTCACACGTAACCTCCGGTCCCCCAATATCAGCAACCTCCGGTCCCCGAAGGGGGCCAACTTTCAATAACCGCTGGTGGAATGACCGAAGGTCATGGAACCTGCGGACAACCAATAGTAGGGAAGAATCGTCCCCAAAGGGGGCGAACCACATCCAGTCTTGCTCCTGTTCGCCCCCTTCGGGGACGTTTGGAGAGAGTCCTTGTTATCCGCAGGTTCCATTCCCTTCGGTCATTCCACCCGCGGTTATTGACATTCGCCCCCTTCGGGGACGGTGGGATGCTACTTGCGAAAGCTTTTTAATTATAATTCTCTGCAAAGATAAGAAATAGTTTTGGAATAGTTGCTATTTCTTGTATAAAAAAGTATAATTTCTTCTTTTTTTTTAACTGAAATCAAATAAATCAGACTTCTTCCGAAAAAAAGAGGGTCTAAAATGAAAGTTTAACCCAAAAAATTACTAGATGTGCCCGATTTTTTGTAACTTTGCCCGCTGTTATTAGATTTTGTATTTTTAGCCGGTTGGGATACTGGCAAAATGGAATAGAGAAAATGAATTTAGCATTTCCAATAGAGTTTAACATCCTTGACTTTGTTTTCAAGGGAATTCTTATCGGTGTGATTGCCTCGGCTCCGATGGGTCCGGTGGGCATCCTTTGTATTCAGCGAACCTTGAACAAGGGGCGATGGTATGGTTTCGTCACGGGTATAGGTGCAGCGTGCAGCGACATCGTCTATGCGCTTTTCACGGGCTTGGGTATGAGCTTCGTGATGGATTTCGTGAACAATTCGCAGAACAAGTTCATCCTCCAGATTCTCGGCAGCGTGATGCTCCTCATCTTCGGCGTCTATTGCTTCAGGAGCAATCCTACCAAGAACATGCACCAGAGCAGCAACAAGCAGGGTACCCTTACCCACAATGCCATTACGGCTTTCCTGGTAACGCTGAGCAATCCGCTCATCGTCTTCCTCTTCATGGCCACCTTTGCCCAGTTTGCCTTCGTGGTGCCTGATATGCCGATCGAAATGGGTGTGGGCTATCTCAGCATTGTCTTCGGAGCCCTGCTCTGGTGGTTCGGTCTCACCTGGCTCATCGACAAGGTGAGGGGAAAGTTTGATACCAACGGCATCCTTATTATTAATAAGGTGATAGGAAGCGTGGTCATCATCTTCTCTGTCATTGCCCTCTTCGGCACAGTATTCAATCTGTACCATCTGCCAGGCTTTTAATCTTAGAGTTAAAAGTTGATAGTTAATAGTTTATAGTTCAAACTTCAAAGTAAATATGTTTGTAGCACAAGAATTAAGAAAGACGAGTATTGCAGAATACCTCTTATATATGTGGCAGATAGAGGATATCATCCGTGCCTACGGATGCTCGCTGCCTGTCATCAAGAAGAATTACATCGAAAGATTCAATTTCACTCCCGAGCAGAAAGATGAGGAACTCGACTGGTTCGGCAACCTCATCCGCATGATGAACGAGGAGGGAAAGCGTGAGTATGGTCACCTCGATATCAACCGAGTGCTCCTGCAGGATGTCATCGACCTTCATGCCCGACTGCTCCAGAGCAGCAAGTTTCCTATCTACAACGCCGAATACTACAAGGTGTTGCCGTTCATCGTTGAGCTGCGCAACCGTGGCGACAAGGAACTCAACGAGATTGAAACCTGCCTCGATGCCCTCTATGGCGTGATGATGCTCCGCCTGCAGAAAAAGGAGATTACTCCCGAAACTGAGCGTGCCATCAAGGAAATCACCGTCTTCATCGGCCTCTTGAGCGATTACTATATCAAGGACCGCACCGAAGGCCTGAAGTTCGAAGACGACGACATGTAGTGATTAGTTTTTAGTGATTACTTTTCAGTGATTAATTTTTTAGTATATACATTATTATAATATATATATAACGATATATAACAGATGAAAGAGATTGAAAGAAGAAGAACATTTGCCATCATTTCGCACCCTGATGCCGGTAAGACAACTTTGACCGAGAAGTTCCTGCTCTTCGGTGGACAGATTCAGGTGGCTGGTGCCGTTAAAAATAATAAGATTCGTAAAACTGCTACTTCCGACTGGATGGATATCGAGAAACAGCGTGGTATCTCGGTTTCTACATCCGTGATGGAGTTCGATTACCTGCCAGATGGACAGACCGGAGAACCATACAAGGTGAATATCCTCGATACTCCAGGTCACCAGGACTTCTGCGAGGATACCTACCGTACCCTCACCGCCGTGGATTCTGCCATCATCGTGGTGGATTCTGCCAAGGGTGTGGAGGCACAGACCCGCAAACTGATGGAGGTGTGCCGCATGCGCAATACTCCGGTTATCATCTTCATCAACAAGATGGACCGTGAGGGACGTGACCCATTCGATGTACTCGATGAGTTGGAAGAAGAATTGAAGATTTCCGTTCGCCCATTGTCTTGGCCTATCGGTCAGGGCGCCCGATTCAAGGGTGTTTACAATATCTACGAGCACCAGCTCAACCTTTTCACACCTAACAAGCAGCGTGTCACAGAGAAGGTAGAGGTGGATATCCAGTCAAAGGAACTCGATGAGCGAGTAGGCGAGCGTGAGGCAAGCCAGTTGCGCGAGGAACTGGAACTGGTTGATGGCGTTTACCCTGAGTTTGATGTAGAAACCTATCGCTCAGCCGAAGTAGCCCCAGTGTTCTTCGGATCAGCGTTGAACAACTTCGGTGTGCAGGAGCTTCTGGATTGCTTCGTGCAGATTGCCCCATCTCCAAAGCCAACCCAGGCAGAGGAGCGCCTGGTGGAACCTGAGGAGCCTAAGTTCACTGGTTTCATCTTCAAGATTACCGCCAATATCGACCCTAACCACCGTTCCTGCATCGCCTTCTGCAAGATCTGCTCTGGTAAGTTTGTGCGCAATCAGCCTTACTACCACGTGCGACTCGACAAGACCGTGCGCTTCTCTTCGCCAACCCAGTTTATGGCGCAGCGCAAGAGCACCATCGACGAGGCCTATCCAGGTGACATCGTAGGTCTGCCAGATAACGGCATCTTCAAGATTGGCGATACCCTTACCGAGGGCGAGAAGATTCACTTCCGTGGATTGCCATCGTTCTCACCACTTCTCTTCAAGTACATCGAGAACGATGACCCAATGAAGAGCAAGCAGTTCCAGAAGGGATTGGAGCAGCTCATGAACGAGGGTGTGGCTCAGTTGTTCGTCAACCAGTTCAACGGTCGCCGCATCGTGGGTACCGTGGGCCAGCTTCAGTTCGAGGTTATCCAGTATCGCCTGGAGAACGAGTACAACGCCAAGTGCCGCTGGGAGCCTGTTCACCTGCACAAGGCATGCTGGATTGAGGCCGATGACGAGAAGGAGCTGGAGAACTTCAAGAAGCGCAAGTACCAGTATATGGCCAAGGATATCGAGGGCCGCGATGTGTTCCTCGCCGATTCAGGCTACGTGTTGAGCATGGCTCAGCAGGATTTTGAGCACATCAAGTTCCACTTTACATCAGAATTCTAAAATTTCAGCATGGTAATGGATGAAGAGTTAACAGGATACAAACAAAGCAGGACGGCGAAGCTGGTTGCCTGGCAGAAGAAACACATCTCTGACAAGCAGATGACCCTGATTCTCGCCTTCCTCATCGGTCTGCTCGCTTCGGTGGCAGGCTTCTTCTTGCATGCCATCGTACACGAGATACAGTATCTGCTCACTTCGGGATTCGAGAAGGGTACCTATAATCTGCTCTTCCTGCTGTTCCCTATCGTGGGCATCTACCTCACGTCGCTGTTCATCAAGTATGTGGTGCGCGACAATATCTCGCATGGTATCACAAGAGTACTTTATGCCATCTCCACCAAGAACTCCCGACTCAAGGGGCACAACTGCTGGTCGTCAGTGGTGGCATCAGGCATCACCATCGGTTTCGGTGGTTCCGTGGGAGCCGAGGCACCTATCGTGCTCACCGGTTCAGCCATCGGTTCCAACCTGGGACAGATTTTCCGCATGGATAAGAAGACCATGATGCTGCTGGTGGGATGTGGAGCCAGTGCCGCCATTGCAGGCGTGTTCAAGGCGCCGATAGCCGGACTGGTGTTCACCCTTGAAGTGCTGATGGTAGATCTGAGCATGGCATCGCTCTTGCCTATCTTGATTTCGTGTGTCACAGCCACCTGTTTCACCTATATATTCGATGGCGACAGTTCGCTGTTCGAATTCACGCTCACCAACCCATGGGAGCTGGACCGCACCCCGGCGTGCATTCTGCTGGGTGTTTTCTGCGGACTGGTGAGTCTGTATTTCATGCGCACCATGTCCATCTGCGAGGGCTTTTTCGGCAAACTGGGTCAGTATCCATACGCCAAACTGCTGTTTGGAGGACTCATCCTCAGCACGCTCATCTTCTTCTTCCCTTCGCTTTATGGCGAGGGATATTCTGCCGTCAATATCCTGCTCAAGGGCAGCAACGAGGCAGAGTGGGGGCAGGTGATGAACCGTTCGCTGTTTTCGGGTCAGGATAATCTGCTCATTTTCTACATAGCGTTTGTCACCTTTACCAAGGTATTCGCCACCTCGGCAACCAATGGTAGTGGCGGTTGCGGTGGAACCTTTGCGCCTTCGCTGTTTATCGGCGGTTTTGCAGGCTTCCTTTTTGCCCGCCTGTGGAATATCTATCAGGTAGGCGTTCATGTGCCGGAGCAGAATTTTGCGCTCATGGGCATGGCGGGCTTGATTACGGGCGTGATGCATGCCCCGCTTACGGGCATCTTCCTCATCGCCGAACTCACGGGTGGCTATCAGCTCTTCATGCCGCTGATGATTGTGTGCATCTCTTCGTTGCTCACCATCAGCATTTTTGAGAGCCACAGCATCTACGCCCTGCGTCTGGCCAGAGAGGGCAAGTTGCTCACCCACCATGTAGATCGTTCGGCACTTACGCTGATGAGCATGCAGAGCATGGTTGAGAAGGATTACCATCCTATCAGTCCCGATCTGCCGATGAGCAAGCTGGTGAGCGAGATTTCAAGAAGTAACAACAACTTTGTTCCGGTGTTGGATGATGCCGGTGTGCTGAAGGGCGTGATAGATATCACCCGTCTGCGCCACATCATCTTCCGCACGGAACTGTATAATCACTTCACGGTGAGCCAGCTGATGATTCAGCCGTCGGCAACCCTGGGCGAGAACGAACGCATGGACGAAGTGATGGATAAGTTTGATAAAACCGATGCCGCACAGCTGCCAGTGGTAGATGTCAACGGCGTGCTGAAGGGCTATATCAGCCGCACCAAGATTTACGAGGTATATCGCAAGATAGTGGCGGATATGTCGGCAGAATAAAATTTTGAAAAAATGGAGAAGAAAGATTTAAGAATTATATTCATGGGAACCCCGGAGTTTGCGGTGGAATCCCTCAAGCGCCTGGTAGAGGGCGGATATAACGTGGTGGCTGTGGTTACCCAGCCCGATAAGCCTGTGGGCAGACATCAGGACACGCTGCAGCCATCTCAGGTAAAGCAGTATGCACTTTCGCAGGGCCTGCCAGTGTTGCAGCCGGTGAAGATGAAAGACCCAGAGTTTGTGGAGCAGTTGCGCAGCTATCAGGCCGATTTGCAGGTAGTAGTAGCCTTCCGCATGCTGCCGGAGGTGGTATGGGCGATGCCTAAGTATGGCACCTTCAATGTGCATGCCGCCCTGCTTCCACAGTATCGTGGTGCAGCCCCAATCAACTGGGCTGTGATCAACGGCGAGAAGGAGACGGGTGTCACCACCTTCTTCCTCGACCACGACATCGATACCGGTCGCATCATCATGCAGAAGCAATTCCCTATTCCGGAAGAAGCCAATGTGGAGTATGTATATGATGGTCTGATGCATCTGGGTGCCGAACTGGCACTGGAAACCATCGATGCCCTGATAGCAGCCGACGGCAACATTGCATCCATTGCCCAGGAAGAACTGATGGGCGAGGGCGTGGAGCTGAAATCAGCCCCAAAGATTTTCAAGGACACCTGTCGCATTGATTTCCACAAGCCAGCCAAGCAGGTTCACGATTTCGTGCGTGGTCTTTCGCCATATCCTGGAGCCTGGACGGAGATCAAGAAGAAGGCACCGGTGGTTGTCTTTGAGGATACGGATGGCGAGATGCCAGAGGCTACGTCTCATCCTGCGCAGAAGAAGAGTGTGGAGAAGGTTCAGGTGTTGAAGATTTTCAAGACCCAGCAGTCTGAAGAACCTCGTGGCGCAGCACCAGTAGGTTCTTTGAGAATCTTCGAGAAGAAGTTGCAGGTAGCGTGTCTTGATAATTGGCTCAACATCCAGGAGCTGCAGCTTTCGGGCAAGAAGCGCATGGATGCCGCCGCCTTCCTCAACGGCATGAAGGACATCGCCTATTACGAGTGCCAGAAGAGCCAGGAAGATAATTTTTAATTCATAGTAATCATAGTAATATGACCAGAGAAGAAGATATTAAGAATGCAGTGGAATGCATGCGAAAGGGTGGAGTGATTCTCTATCCTACAGATACCGTATGGGGCATCGGCTGTGATGCCACCAATCCGGAGGCTGTGAAGAAGGTGTACGAGATTAAGAAGCGTGATGATTCCAAGGCGCTGATTTGTCTCATTGATTCAGCCGACCGCATGGCGCGTTATTTCCGCAACGTGCCTCAGGTGGCGTGGGATTTCATTGATGCAGCGATGCCGGTGAAGCCTACCACCATCATCCTGGATGATGCCAATGGCGTGGCTCATAACCTGGTAGCCGAGGATGGCAGCTTGGCGATGCGAGTAACTTACGAGGAGTTCAGCAAGCAGCTCTGCTACCGTTTCCAGAAGCCTATCGTGAGCACGAGTGCCAATGTTAGTGGCGAGCCGGCAGCCCAGAACTACCGTGACATTTCCGATGAGATTCTGAATGCCGTGGATTATGTATGCTGGACCCGTCGCCAGGAGCACAAGCCTCACCAGCCATCCAGCATCGTAAAGATTGCGAAGAATGGTGAAGTGAAAGTAATTAGATAAGGTTCCGCCTAGCGAAATGCAATCGCCTAGCGGGGTTCGTTTTCTATATATAAAAAAGAGGTGCATCGCAAGAAGTCTTTCTCTTGCAATGCACCTTAATTTTTTACCTTTAGGTGTCTTGCCGAGGTATGAACTTTTGCAGGATGCCTAGCCGAGAAATGTAAACGAAGATTAAATAAGAGAAATCACTTGGTAGTTTCAAAGAAAAAGCGTAATTTTGCAATATTATATAAATTCAAGTTTCGCAAGTAACCTCCGGTCCCCGAAGGGGGCCAACTTTCAATAACCGCTGGTGGAATGACCAAAGGTCATGGAACCTGCGGACAACCAATAGTAGGGAGAAAGCGTCCCCAAAGGGGGCGAACCACATCCAGTCTTGCTCCTGTTCGCCCCCTTCGGGGACGATAAGAGAGTATCTGTAACTATCCGCAGGTTCCATTCCCTTCGGGCATTCCACCCGCGGTTATTCACATTCGCCCCCTTCGGGGACGGTAGAATGCTACTTGCGAAACTTCAGTATAAACAATTAAAAAATAGGAGGTATAACATGATGCTAGGAATGAATGCACCAAAGGCTGTGGCCAAAGGTGAATACGCAAAAGCCATCCGTAAAGCCGTACATGACTCAATCGAAGCTATCAAGAACGGAAAGGTTCCTGAGAAAAAAAATCAAAAGTTCAATTTTGAATGGAGGGTATAGATATTTGTCACCGTACTAGCATTACACAAAGATAGTTATAGTGCCGTTCCCTTTTATGAAAAATGTAATTTTGCCAAGCAAACCCCATTACCGAAAGCTGATGTATGGCCAATGTATAAAACTTTGTGGGTAGAATAGTATTGAAGTATATGGAAGTATTAGAAAGATTGCCTTTTACGGCACAGAAGAAGATATTCGATCATCTTGCAAAATTGGCAGATGTTCGTTGCCTGAGTAGTGAGGAGCAGGAAAAATACGATGAAAGTATTAAGGCTGTTGACGATTACTACTCCGGTCTTTATGGCTCGTATAT
The Segatella copri DNA segment above includes these coding regions:
- a CDS encoding anthranilate synthase component I family protein is translated as MKYSYHTVTRKILADLYTPVGVYMRLRDIYPQSALMESSDYHGSENSRSFIGVHPLASIAVSHGEVIKTYPDGSVEKETLPTFGEGKGEQCKLAISKAINDFIQSFHVEGEGKDFCGLYGFTTFNAVRYFENIPVKDTTMAKNDAPDIYYIMYKDIIVFDHFNNTMELIALQESEERRVKSEESHSSLPELDALLKAVNKANVKPYDFHPVGDTFSTLTDEEHKANIRKCIQHCLRGDVFQIVVSRRFIQKYEGDDFKLYRALRSINPSPYLFYFDFGGFRIFGSSPETHNRIVGDKAFIDPIAGTTRRTGDMEQDRKAAEFLRNDPKENAEHVMLVDLARNDLSRNCHGVKVDFYKDMQFYSHVIHLVSRVSGTLDKDADHIKEFIDTFPAGTLSGAPKVRAMQIISELEPHNRGAYGGCIGFIGLNGDLNQAIVIRTFISRNGELWFQAGSGVVAKSNDQYELEECNNKLGALTKAIHIAEEL
- a CDS encoding anthranilate synthase component II, translated to MKVVIIDNYDSFTYNLAHLVKELGVDVTVYRNDQFQLRELEPFDKIILSPGPGIPSEAGLLMDVIRKYAGIKPMLGVCLGHQAIGEAFGAKLTNLKEVYHGVATPCTQFGIDPIFQGMEKRIEIGRYHSWVVDRTNFPECLDVTAVSDDGCIMGLKHKNYDIHGIQFHPESVLTPEGKTIVRNFLEL
- a CDS encoding ROK family protein; amino-acid sequence: MTENAMKPYVIGLDLGGTNSVFGIVDARGDIKATTAIKTGGYKTVDEYVKASVEALQPVLDTIGGIEKIKGMGIGAPNGNYYTGTIEFAPNLPWAHDGVVPLADLFSKALGIPVALTNDANAAALGEMTYGVARGMKNFIDITLGTGVGSGIVINGQMVYGSDGFAGELGHVIVVPGEAGRVCGCGRRGCLETYCSATGVARTAREFLETSDEPSLLREMKPEDITSYDVSVAAGKGDALAKRIYDFTGKMLGEACANFAAFSAPEAFVFFGGLTKAGDLLMEPLKKAYDENVLKIYKGKAKFLVSTLDGSSAAVLGASAVGWDL
- a CDS encoding LysE family translocator codes for the protein MNLAFPIEFNILDFVFKGILIGVIASAPMGPVGILCIQRTLNKGRWYGFVTGIGAACSDIVYALFTGLGMSFVMDFVNNSQNKFILQILGSVMLLIFGVYCFRSNPTKNMHQSSNKQGTLTHNAITAFLVTLSNPLIVFLFMATFAQFAFVVPDMPIEMGVGYLSIVFGALLWWFGLTWLIDKVRGKFDTNGILIINKVIGSVVIIFSVIALFGTVFNLYHLPGF
- a CDS encoding DUF4924 family protein; translated protein: MFVAQELRKTSIAEYLLYMWQIEDIIRAYGCSLPVIKKNYIERFNFTPEQKDEELDWFGNLIRMMNEEGKREYGHLDINRVLLQDVIDLHARLLQSSKFPIYNAEYYKVLPFIVELRNRGDKELNEIETCLDALYGVMMLRLQKKEITPETERAIKEITVFIGLLSDYYIKDRTEGLKFEDDDM
- a CDS encoding peptide chain release factor 3, with translation MKEIERRRTFAIISHPDAGKTTLTEKFLLFGGQIQVAGAVKNNKIRKTATSDWMDIEKQRGISVSTSVMEFDYLPDGQTGEPYKVNILDTPGHQDFCEDTYRTLTAVDSAIIVVDSAKGVEAQTRKLMEVCRMRNTPVIIFINKMDREGRDPFDVLDELEEELKISVRPLSWPIGQGARFKGVYNIYEHQLNLFTPNKQRVTEKVEVDIQSKELDERVGEREASQLREELELVDGVYPEFDVETYRSAEVAPVFFGSALNNFGVQELLDCFVQIAPSPKPTQAEERLVEPEEPKFTGFIFKITANIDPNHRSCIAFCKICSGKFVRNQPYYHVRLDKTVRFSSPTQFMAQRKSTIDEAYPGDIVGLPDNGIFKIGDTLTEGEKIHFRGLPSFSPLLFKYIENDDPMKSKQFQKGLEQLMNEGVAQLFVNQFNGRRIVGTVGQLQFEVIQYRLENEYNAKCRWEPVHLHKACWIEADDEKELENFKKRKYQYMAKDIEGRDVFLADSGYVLSMAQQDFEHIKFHFTSEF
- a CDS encoding chloride channel protein, whose amino-acid sequence is MDEELTGYKQSRTAKLVAWQKKHISDKQMTLILAFLIGLLASVAGFFLHAIVHEIQYLLTSGFEKGTYNLLFLLFPIVGIYLTSLFIKYVVRDNISHGITRVLYAISTKNSRLKGHNCWSSVVASGITIGFGGSVGAEAPIVLTGSAIGSNLGQIFRMDKKTMMLLVGCGASAAIAGVFKAPIAGLVFTLEVLMVDLSMASLLPILISCVTATCFTYIFDGDSSLFEFTLTNPWELDRTPACILLGVFCGLVSLYFMRTMSICEGFFGKLGQYPYAKLLFGGLILSTLIFFFPSLYGEGYSAVNILLKGSNEAEWGQVMNRSLFSGQDNLLIFYIAFVTFTKVFATSATNGSGGCGGTFAPSLFIGGFAGFLFARLWNIYQVGVHVPEQNFALMGMAGLITGVMHAPLTGIFLIAELTGGYQLFMPLMIVCISSLLTISIFESHSIYALRLAREGKLLTHHVDRSALTLMSMQSMVEKDYHPISPDLPMSKLVSEISRSNNNFVPVLDDAGVLKGVIDITRLRHIIFRTELYNHFTVSQLMIQPSATLGENERMDEVMDKFDKTDAAQLPVVDVNGVLKGYISRTKIYEVYRKIVADMSAE
- the fmt gene encoding methionyl-tRNA formyltransferase is translated as MEKKDLRIIFMGTPEFAVESLKRLVEGGYNVVAVVTQPDKPVGRHQDTLQPSQVKQYALSQGLPVLQPVKMKDPEFVEQLRSYQADLQVVVAFRMLPEVVWAMPKYGTFNVHAALLPQYRGAAPINWAVINGEKETGVTTFFLDHDIDTGRIIMQKQFPIPEEANVEYVYDGLMHLGAELALETIDALIAADGNIASIAQEELMGEGVELKSAPKIFKDTCRIDFHKPAKQVHDFVRGLSPYPGAWTEIKKKAPVVVFEDTDGEMPEATSHPAQKKSVEKVQVLKIFKTQQSEEPRGAAPVGSLRIFEKKLQVACLDNWLNIQELQLSGKKRMDAAAFLNGMKDIAYYECQKSQEDNF
- a CDS encoding L-threonylcarbamoyladenylate synthase, which translates into the protein MTREEDIKNAVECMRKGGVILYPTDTVWGIGCDATNPEAVKKVYEIKKRDDSKALICLIDSADRMARYFRNVPQVAWDFIDAAMPVKPTTIILDDANGVAHNLVAEDGSLAMRVTYEEFSKQLCYRFQKPIVSTSANVSGEPAAQNYRDISDEILNAVDYVCWTRRQEHKPHQPSSIVKIAKNGEVKVIR